The following proteins are co-located in the Hydrogenophaga sp. RAC07 genome:
- a CDS encoding ABC transporter substrate-binding protein translates to MKIKLLSILAGVGMAMSNVQPALAQAQTEPIKFALCYDLSKVYAFAVPQVAQAARDYAQILNQKGGIEGHPVEILVQDHGNEPQRGIECYEKMKREGAITFDFFSTPVGRALLPRAMQDNNVMISSFTGRSDAVDGDVFKWIFPIGPTYWSQAANNIQYIKSKSNNNLKGVKIAFFYLDTAFGLEPIGVLKTLAAKEGFDLQLFPNPLPGNNQSGAWSQIRRFNPDWVISWNLGNMHVVASREMKRNAMPMDKYIAVNWFNEVDIANIGADAAKGIKRGTNVVGGQEHPLIQQILKDLYDKGKGNGDRKHTNDIFYNTGLATYAPVFEGARLAIKQYGWPLTSDKMKRGLESLRNFDANGLIAPVTVTAKDHGGGGKTRIDMWDGAKWVPETGWFSAYDDVVQESAKKESAEFAKSKQ, encoded by the coding sequence ATGAAAATCAAACTGCTTTCAATTCTTGCTGGCGTGGGGATGGCGATGTCCAACGTCCAGCCCGCGCTGGCCCAGGCCCAGACCGAACCGATTAAATTTGCGCTATGTTACGACCTGAGCAAGGTTTACGCCTTCGCCGTACCGCAAGTTGCCCAGGCCGCGCGCGACTATGCGCAGATACTCAACCAGAAAGGCGGCATCGAAGGCCATCCGGTCGAGATTCTGGTTCAAGACCATGGCAACGAACCGCAGCGGGGCATCGAGTGCTATGAAAAGATGAAGCGCGAGGGTGCGATCACCTTCGACTTCTTTTCCACGCCGGTCGGGCGCGCGCTGCTGCCGCGCGCAATGCAGGACAACAATGTGATGATTTCATCCTTTACTGGCCGCAGCGATGCAGTCGACGGCGATGTGTTCAAGTGGATATTCCCGATCGGGCCCACCTATTGGAGCCAAGCAGCCAATAACATCCAGTACATCAAGTCCAAGTCGAACAACAACCTGAAGGGGGTGAAGATCGCATTCTTTTACCTGGACACCGCGTTTGGGTTGGAGCCCATCGGCGTGTTGAAGACACTCGCGGCCAAGGAAGGCTTCGACCTCCAATTGTTCCCGAACCCGCTGCCTGGTAACAATCAGTCAGGGGCGTGGTCCCAGATCCGCCGCTTCAACCCCGATTGGGTCATCAGCTGGAATCTGGGCAACATGCACGTTGTTGCCTCGCGCGAAATGAAACGCAACGCCATGCCGATGGACAAGTACATCGCCGTCAATTGGTTCAACGAAGTGGACATCGCGAACATTGGCGCCGACGCAGCCAAGGGCATCAAGCGCGGCACTAATGTGGTGGGCGGTCAGGAGCACCCGCTGATCCAGCAGATCCTGAAGGATCTGTATGACAAGGGAAAGGGCAACGGCGACCGCAAGCATACCAATGACATCTTCTACAACACTGGGCTGGCCACCTACGCTCCTGTTTTCGAAGGCGCGCGTCTGGCAATCAAGCAGTATGGCTGGCCTCTGACATCCGACAAGATGAAGCGCGGGCTGGAGAGCCTGCGCAACTTCGACGCTAACGGCCTCATCGCCCCAGTAACTGTGACGGCCAAGGACCATGGCGGCGGCGGCAAGACGCGCATCGACATGTGGGATGGCGCGAAGTGGGTGCCAGAGACTGGCTGGTTCTCCGCATACGACGATGTAGTCCAGGAAAGCGCCAAGAAGGAATCGGCGGAGTTCGCCAAGTCGAAGCAGTAG
- a CDS encoding ABC transporter substrate-binding protein: MKIKQLSILAGLGLALAGLQSAQAQAPAQPVKFALCYDLSKSYGFVTPQIAQAANDYAKILNQKGGIEGHPIEILVQDHGNEPQRGIECYEKMKREGAVAFDFLSTPVSRAVLPRAMADGNVMVQSFVGRGDAVDGDVFKWIFPIGPTYWGQMANNIHYIKTKSNNNLKGVKISFIYPDYPFGQEPIGVLTTLAAKEGFDLQLVPNPMPGNDQAAAWSQIRRNNPDWVISWNLAGMHVVASREMKRNGIPMDKYISVNWLNEVDLANIGLENAKGLKRGTNVTGGQSHPLIQQIIKDLYEKNKGSGDRKHLNDVYYNTGLAIYASVFEGARLAIKQSGWPLNPDKMKRGLESLKNFDAEGLIAPVTVTAKDHGGGGKTRIDMWDGAKWVPQTDWFSAYDDVVQDIVKKESGEFAKNKQ, encoded by the coding sequence ATGAAAATCAAACAGCTTTCCATTCTTGCTGGCCTGGGATTGGCGCTGGCCGGTCTGCAGTCCGCGCAGGCGCAGGCACCAGCCCAGCCCGTCAAATTCGCGCTTTGTTATGACCTGAGTAAATCCTACGGCTTTGTGACGCCACAAATTGCCCAGGCGGCGAATGACTATGCCAAGATATTGAATCAGAAAGGCGGCATTGAAGGCCACCCCATCGAGATACTGGTTCAAGACCATGGCAACGAGCCGCAGCGTGGCATTGAGTGCTACGAAAAGATGAAACGCGAAGGCGCCGTTGCCTTTGATTTCCTGTCCACGCCGGTTTCCCGCGCCGTTCTGCCGCGCGCCATGGCGGATGGCAATGTGATGGTGCAATCCTTTGTAGGTCGTGGCGATGCGGTCGATGGTGATGTGTTCAAGTGGATTTTCCCCATTGGGCCCACCTACTGGGGTCAAATGGCCAACAATATCCACTACATCAAAACCAAGTCCAACAACAACCTCAAGGGCGTGAAGATTTCGTTCATCTACCCCGACTATCCGTTCGGGCAGGAACCGATCGGCGTGTTGACGACACTTGCGGCCAAAGAGGGCTTTGACCTGCAGTTGGTTCCCAACCCGATGCCGGGCAATGACCAGGCCGCCGCTTGGTCCCAGATCCGCCGCAACAACCCCGACTGGGTGATCAGCTGGAACCTGGCCGGCATGCACGTCGTCGCCTCGCGCGAAATGAAGCGCAACGGCATCCCGATGGACAAGTACATTTCCGTCAATTGGCTCAACGAAGTTGACCTTGCCAACATTGGTCTGGAAAACGCAAAAGGCCTCAAGCGCGGCACCAACGTGACGGGTGGACAGAGCCACCCGCTGATTCAGCAGATCATCAAGGACCTGTATGAGAAAAACAAGGGCAGCGGTGACCGCAAGCATCTCAACGATGTTTACTACAACACCGGTCTGGCCATCTATGCCAGCGTTTTCGAAGGCGCTCGCCTAGCCATCAAACAAAGTGGCTGGCCCCTCAACCCTGACAAAATGAAGCGCGGACTGGAAAGCTTGAAAAACTTTGATGCCGAAGGCCTGATCGCCCCCGTGACGGTGACCGCCAAAGACCATGGCGGCGGCGGCAAAACCCGCATCGACATGTGGGACGGCGCCAAGTGGGTGCCCCAGACTGACTGGTTCTCGGCGTATGACGATGTGGTCCAGGACATCGTGAAGAAAGAATCTGGCGAGTTCGCCAAGAACAAACAGTAA
- a CDS encoding SDR family NAD(P)-dependent oxidoreductase, which produces MDLELKGKSVIVTGGGSNIGRGIVLGFAAEGANITIGDIDESQAQKTAELALASGAASAQVVKTDVTQLDQVQAMFKAASDKFGGVDVLVNNVGWDQLMFFTQTTPDLWQKIININYLGVLNCTKTALEVMVPRNAGSIVSISSDASRQGEPREAVYGGVKAAINSFMKTIAKENGRYGIRCNVVCPGVTIPSTTDEVGGSSMWIDADSMFTPEQLEKVAKALPLRKVGRPQDIANAVVFLSSAKAAGHVTGQVLSVSGGYSMIG; this is translated from the coding sequence ATGGATCTCGAACTAAAAGGAAAATCGGTCATCGTCACGGGTGGCGGCTCGAACATTGGCCGCGGCATCGTGCTCGGCTTCGCCGCGGAAGGCGCCAACATCACCATCGGCGACATCGACGAAAGTCAGGCGCAAAAGACGGCAGAACTCGCGCTGGCGAGCGGCGCGGCGTCGGCGCAGGTTGTCAAGACCGATGTCACCCAACTTGACCAGGTGCAAGCCATGTTCAAGGCAGCCTCGGACAAGTTCGGCGGCGTCGATGTCCTCGTCAACAACGTCGGCTGGGACCAGTTGATGTTCTTCACGCAGACGACCCCCGATCTGTGGCAAAAGATCATCAACATCAACTACCTCGGCGTTCTCAACTGCACCAAGACCGCGCTTGAAGTCATGGTTCCTCGCAACGCCGGCTCAATCGTCTCCATCAGCTCTGATGCCAGTCGGCAAGGTGAGCCACGTGAAGCGGTGTATGGCGGCGTCAAGGCTGCCATCAACAGCTTCATGAAAACGATCGCCAAGGAAAACGGGCGTTACGGCATCCGCTGCAACGTGGTATGCCCCGGCGTCACTATCCCCAGTACCACCGACGAAGTGGGCGGAAGCAGCATGTGGATTGATGCCGACAGTATGTTCACGCCGGAGCAACTGGAAAAAGTCGCCAAGGCGCTGCCGTTGCGCAAGGTGGGACGGCCGCAGGATATTGCCAATGCCGTCGTCTTCCTGTCTTCAGCGAAGGCTGCGGGCCATGTCACCGGGCAGGTTCTTTCAGTGTCTGGTGGTTACAGCATGATTGGGTAA